The nucleotide sequence CCCCGCTTCCACCCCGCCGCTCCGCCGGCCCCCGAGCAACCTCACCTGGTCGTCGTGCTCGACGGCGTTTCGCTGCCGCCCACTTCCCTGCTGGCCGGCCCCGAAGGTCTGCAGGGCGTGACGGTCGTCGAGGTCGTCCCCGGCGACCTCAGCTTCGGGCGCGGCGACCTCTCGGTCATCGTGCACCCCAGGGAACTGCGCCTGGAGTCGGCGCACGGCATGATCTACGAGGGCACGCCGGACATCCTGTCGTACGAGGCCGCCGAAGCGCTTGCCCGGCAACTGGCGCCGCTGCGCATGGCATCGGGCGGCGACGACGGCGAACCACTGCTGGCGAACCTGGATTTCACGGAACTGCTGAACCTGGGCGACGCGGCCTCGGTCGATCCGCGGCGCACCTGGCGCCCGCGTTCCCAGTCGGAGCGGCTGCGGGTACCGATCGGCCTCGGCGAGGACGGCCGGACCGTGATGCTCGACCTCAAGGAGGCCGCGCAGGAGGGTATGGGTCCGCACGGCCTCTGCGTCGGCGCGACCGGCTCCGGGAAGTCGGAGCTGCTGCGCACGCTGGTCCTGGGTCTGGCCGTGACCCACTCCTCCGAGACGCTGAACTTCGTCCTGGCGGACTTCAAGGGTGGTGCGACGTTCGCGGGTATGGCGCAGATGCCCCATGTGGCGGCCGTGATCACCAACCTCGCGGACGACCTGACCCTGGTGGACCGCATGGGCGATTCGATCCGCGGTGAGCTGAACCGTCGCCAGGAGCTGCTCCGCGATTCCGGTAACTACGCCAACATCCACGATTACGAGAAGGCCCGCGCGGCCGGCGCCCCGCTCCAGCCCATTCCGTCGCTCGTCCTGGTGATCGACGAGTTCAGCGAACTGCTCACCGCGAAGCCGGACTTCATCGAGATGTTCGTGCAGATCGGTCGTATCGGCCGTTCTCTTGGCGTGCACCTGCTGCTGGCCTCGCAGCGGCTGGAGGAGGGCCGCCTGAGGGGGCTGGAGACCTACCTGTCGTACCGGATCGGTCTGCGGACGTTCTCGGCGGCGGAGTCGCGCGCCGCGATCGGCGTCCCTGACGCCTACGAGCTGCCGAACGTACCGGGCTCCGGCATCCTGAAGTTCGGCACGGAGGAGATGGTGCGTTTCAAGGCCGCGTACGTCTCCGGCGTGCACCGCTCGGATTCCCAGCAGGCCGCCGTGCCGGGCGGGCCGCTGCCGGTCGACCGTCGGCCCGTGCTGTTCACCGCGGCCGAAGTCCCGGTGCAGTACGCGCCGGTGCCGCGGCAGCGTCAGGACGAGCCCGATGAACGGCAGGACGACGCGCTCGCCGACACGGTGCTGGACGTGATCGTCCGGCGCCTGGAAGCGCAGGGGCCGGCCGCCCACCAGGTGTGGCTGCCCCCGTTGGACAGCCCGCCGTCGCTCGACTCACTGCTGCCCGGGCTCGCCCCGGTGCCGGGCCGCGGCATGACACAGCCCGGCTACGAGGGCGCGGGGCGGCTCGTCGTCCCGGTCGGCATCGTCGACAAGCCCTACGAGCAGCGCCGCGAACCGCTGTGGACCGACTTCGGCGGCGCGGCCGGCCACATGCAGGTCCTCGGCGGCCCGCAGTCCGGCAAGTCGACACTGCTGCGTTCGATCGTCGCGTCGTTCGCACTCACCCACACCCCTCACGAAGTGCAGTTCTACGGGCTCGACTTCGGCGGTGGCGGTCTGTCGGCCGTGGCCGACCTGCCGCATGTGGGCGGGGTGGCCTCGCGCCTGGACCCGGAGAAGGTCCGGCGCACGGTGGCGGAGGTGTACGGCGTCCTGACCCGGCGTGAGGAGTATTTCCGCGCCTCGGGGATCTCGTCGATCGCCGACTTCCGGGCCCGCCGTGCTCGGGGCGACATCTCGGTGGCCGACCAGCCCTGGGGCGATGTCTTCCTTGCCATCGACGGCTGGGGCAACTTCCGCCAGGACTATGAGGCGTTGGAACCTCTGATCCTGGACATCGCGGCGCGCGGCCTCGGTTACGGAGTCCATCTGATCCTCACCGCGTCGCGCTCCATGGAGGTCCGCTCGAACCTCAAGGACCATCTGATGAACCGTCTGGAGCTGCGGCTCGGCGATCCCATGGACTCCGAGTTCGACCGCAAGGTGGCGGCGAACGTTCCCACCGGTGTTCCCGGGCGCGGTCAGATGCCGCAGAAGCAGCACTTCATGGCGGCGGTCCCGCGTATCGACGGCCTGTCATCCGACACGGACCTGGCGGAGGCGACGGCGGGCCTGGCGGCCGAGGTCGGCCGCCACTGGCAACAGTCGGGCGCTCCCGAAGTGCGCCTGCTGCCGCGGGAGTTCCCGGCGGCGCAGCTGCCCCCGGGGGACCGCTTCCCGAACCGCGGCATCTCCTTCGCCCTCGACGAGGACAACCTCGAACCCGTGTTCGTGGACTTCGACCAGGACCCGTTCCTCCTCGTCTTCGGCGAGAGCGAGTCCGGTAAGTCGAACCTGCTGAAGCTGATCATCAAACGTCTCACGGAGCGCTACGACGGCAACAACTGCAAGCTGTTCGTGGTCGACAACCGCCGCTCGCTGCTGGGTGTCACCCCGCCTTCCCACCTGGCGGAGTACATCCCCATGTCGAACCAGATGCAGCACCACATGGACGCGCTGGCCGACCTCATGCAACGCCGCACGCCCACCGCGGACGTCACACCGGAGCAACTTCGCGACCGCAGCTGGTGGCGCGGCCCCACGGTGTTCGTGATCATCGACGACTACGACCTGGTGTCCACGTCGAGCGGAAACCCGCTGTCGGGACTCACGGAAATGCTCCCGTTCGCCCGTGACGTCGGCGTCCGCTTCATCATCGCCCGCTCCAGCGCGGGGGCGGGCCGTGCCGGCTACGAAGCCTTCACCCAGCGCATCAAGGAACTCGGCGCGCAGGGCGTCGTCCTCGCGGGCGACCCGGGCGAGGGCGACCTGCTGGGCGGCGTGCGGCCGCGGCCGATGCCTGCGGGGCGGGGGGTGTTCGTGTCTCGGAAGCGGGGGAAGCCGTTGGTTCAGGTCGGGTTGGTCGAGGGCGGGGATGTGTGACGGGCTGAGGACCTGACCTGGCGGTGGCTGCGCCCAACGGGACCTGGCGGCCCGACGCCGTGCCGGTCGCCGTCACGCCTGACGGCCAGCTGACCTGGGAGGGTCTCGGGCCGTGGTCGCTTCGGTGAGCGCGGCCCGCAGGCGGCTGGGGCCCGCAGGCGGCTGGGGCAGTTCGGGCGCGCAGGCCAGGGGGCCTCCGCCATGGGTGGGCCCTGACCAAGGACGGGGTGGGCGCCTCCCGTGCGCGCCCACCCCGGAACTGCTGCATCAGGCCTGGTGCTACTGGAGGTAGCTGGCTCCCTTTTTGTCGCCCTCCATGTAGGTACCGCCCGCCGTAGCCACGACATGGCCGATACCCGTGAGCGCCGTGTGGATGTCGGTGGCTTCCTTGTCCCACCGATCGAGCTTCATCTTGAACGTGTCCTGGGCCTCGCCCTCCCAGTACTGCACGCTGTTCTCGACGAGCCTCTTCAACTCCTGCAGGTCCTGCTCAAGATCCCTCGCCTCATTGGCGATCTTGGTCGCTGTGATGTCGAGCGCGTCATAAGTGACGGAAAGCCCATCGGTGTTGTTGCCCATGCCTGCTTACCTCGTCTCGCTGGTGCGTGCCTGATGAGTGCCGGTGCCCGGCCGTGATCCCGAGTGCGGCTCGACTCAGTAGGAGCTCAGTGGGGAGACCGTGGGGGCGCCGTCCTGGATGTCGATCCTGTTGACCGCAGCACGCACCTCGTCCTCCTTGGTGTCAATGATGTTGCGCGCCGAGGTCATCGCCTCGATGACCTCGGCGAGGATGTTGCCCATGCTCCGCAACGACTGGTTGATCTCGAACTGCTTCTTGTCGAACGCGGCGCGGCCGATTCCGTCCCACTGACCGGTCTCCAGGCTGTCGATGATTCCCTGAAGCCTGTGCACACGCGACTTGACGTTCTCGTACTTCGCGAGCATCTGCTTCTGGAGCAGAATTACCGCATCGTTTTCGAGCTTCTGCTTCTGTGAGCCGGCCATGGTCAGCCGTCCTTCCTGTGTCTTGTTTCCTGATCCAACTGTCCTGGCTTGGGCCGGACAGCGCAGGGCCGTTGACGGCCCTTCACAGCCGTCGAAGTCACCTGGCGCGTCGCGCCCGCACCACAGCCGCGCCGGCACCACCGATCACGAGGACTGCGGCAGCTGCGCCGAGCGCGATCCACAGGGTGTTGCTGTCCTTGGACGACTCCACCGCTGATGCTGCTGCCGAGGTACCGCCCGTGGAGCCCTTTTCGGGGGCTGGTGATGCGGTCGACGGAGAAGGGGAGGAGGTGGCGGTCGCGGAGTTGGCCAACAGGTCGCCACCGTTGTCCTTCGCGAGGGGGTCGACGCCTGCGGCGCCCGCGTCATAGTCGGCGTCCTTGAGAACCATCCGCGGTCGGACGAACCCATAACCCACGTACTTGCTCGGCTTGTCCTTCGCCCACGTACGGCCGGCCGTGTCGATCAAGGAGCGGGTGACCTGGTTGACGGTCCAGTCGGGGTGGGCGGACCAGATCAGGGCGGCGGAGGCTGAGGCGATGGCAGCTGCGGCGCTCGTGCCCTGGTCGTCATCGCAGTACGAGCGGAGATTCGCGTCGCACCAGCCGGGGAAGCCCTGCCCTGGCGCCGCCAGGTCCACATAGTTCCCGGAGGAGGCGAACTCCGACACCGTCCCGGATTCATCTGTCGCCGACACGCCGATTACATAGGGGTACGCCGCTGGGTATCCAATCCTGCCCTTGTCACGCCCCTCGTTACCAACGGCTGCGATCATCAACTTGCCCTTGGAAGCGGCGTACTCGATGGCCTCTCGCTCCTTGGAGCTCGGTCCCTCTGCTCCGAACGACATACTGATGATCTGCGCATCGGTGTCGGCTGCTGCCCTGATCGCGTCTATGGCCTCGGGCGTCTTCTCCCGTTCCTCCACTCCACCCTTGAGTCCCGCAAGCTCAACGCGATATGGCACGATCTTCGCCCCCGGCGCCAACCCCTGCAGGCCTCCTCCTGCTCCCGTACCTGCGATCAGCTCGGCCATGGTC is from Streptomyces sp. NBC_01314 and encodes:
- a CDS encoding WXG100 family type VII secretion target, coding for MGNNTDGLSVTYDALDITATKIANEARDLEQDLQELKRLVENSVQYWEGEAQDTFKMKLDRWDKEATDIHTALTGIGHVVATAGGTYMEGDKKGASYLQ
- a CDS encoding S8 family serine peptidase is translated as MRAVGAVVGALAAVSVGFAPGAAAYDAQSKQWYLEPMQAEQMWKVSTGTGVKVAVIDSGVNVNTPSLKGQVLTGEVPKSVAYSVTDDYSGHGTTMAELIAGTGAGGGLQGLAPGAKIVPYRVELAGLKGGVEEREKTPEAIDAIRAAADTDAQIISMSFGAEGPSSKEREAIEYAASKGKLMIAAVGNEGRDKGRIGYPAAYPYVIGVSATDESGTVSEFASSGNYVDLAAPGQGFPGWCDANLRSYCDDDQGTSAAAAIASASAALIWSAHPDWTVNQVTRSLIDTAGRTWAKDKPSKYVGYGFVRPRMVLKDADYDAGAAGVDPLAKDNGGDLLANSATATSSPSPSTASPAPEKGSTGGTSAAASAVESSKDSNTLWIALGAAAAVLVIGGAGAAVVRARRAR
- the eccCa gene encoding type VII secretion protein EccCa, giving the protein MSHIVVKRPPRVLPKEVPTDEVVLQPPPELPRGQQEGALMQLLPMLGMGGSVVFFFNPQAQPFMKIMGMVMVASTIAMGVAMLVRYRRGNQGQLADIRRDYLRYLSQTRHRAMDTAKAQRDAQYYLHPSPEQLWALVAEGSRVWERRTGDEDFGQVRVGLGPQALATALITPQTAPVDELEPLTAGAMQRFLATHSTLEDLPMAVSLRAFYHVTISGEPGTVRGTARAVVAGLAALHSSEDMVVAVATGRETAPEWEWAKWLPHTQTRGVADGAGSMRLISIDPMELEDRLATVLQGRPRFHPAAPPAPEQPHLVVVLDGVSLPPTSLLAGPEGLQGVTVVEVVPGDLSFGRGDLSVIVHPRELRLESAHGMIYEGTPDILSYEAAEALARQLAPLRMASGGDDGEPLLANLDFTELLNLGDAASVDPRRTWRPRSQSERLRVPIGLGEDGRTVMLDLKEAAQEGMGPHGLCVGATGSGKSELLRTLVLGLAVTHSSETLNFVLADFKGGATFAGMAQMPHVAAVITNLADDLTLVDRMGDSIRGELNRRQELLRDSGNYANIHDYEKARAAGAPLQPIPSLVLVIDEFSELLTAKPDFIEMFVQIGRIGRSLGVHLLLASQRLEEGRLRGLETYLSYRIGLRTFSAAESRAAIGVPDAYELPNVPGSGILKFGTEEMVRFKAAYVSGVHRSDSQQAAVPGGPLPVDRRPVLFTAAEVPVQYAPVPRQRQDEPDERQDDALADTVLDVIVRRLEAQGPAAHQVWLPPLDSPPSLDSLLPGLAPVPGRGMTQPGYEGAGRLVVPVGIVDKPYEQRREPLWTDFGGAAGHMQVLGGPQSGKSTLLRSIVASFALTHTPHEVQFYGLDFGGGGLSAVADLPHVGGVASRLDPEKVRRTVAEVYGVLTRREEYFRASGISSIADFRARRARGDISVADQPWGDVFLAIDGWGNFRQDYEALEPLILDIAARGLGYGVHLILTASRSMEVRSNLKDHLMNRLELRLGDPMDSEFDRKVAANVPTGVPGRGQMPQKQHFMAAVPRIDGLSSDTDLAEATAGLAAEVGRHWQQSGAPEVRLLPREFPAAQLPPGDRFPNRGISFALDEDNLEPVFVDFDQDPFLLVFGESESGKSNLLKLIIKRLTERYDGNNCKLFVVDNRRSLLGVTPPSHLAEYIPMSNQMQHHMDALADLMQRRTPTADVTPEQLRDRSWWRGPTVFVIIDDYDLVSTSSGNPLSGLTEMLPFARDVGVRFIIARSSAGAGRAGYEAFTQRIKELGAQGVVLAGDPGEGDLLGGVRPRPMPAGRGVFVSRKRGKPLVQVGLVEGGDV
- a CDS encoding WXG100 family type VII secretion target; translation: MAGSQKQKLENDAVILLQKQMLAKYENVKSRVHRLQGIIDSLETGQWDGIGRAAFDKKQFEINQSLRSMGNILAEVIEAMTSARNIIDTKEDEVRAAVNRIDIQDGAPTVSPLSSY